Proteins encoded in a region of the Pseudomonas viciae genome:
- a CDS encoding slipin family protein, which produces MGMQIGFTMLLLLVIALAASTFRILREYERAVVFQLGRFWQVKGPGLILLIPVVQQMIRVDLRTIVLDVPPQDVITRDNVSVKVNAVLYFRVLDPQKAIIQVENFLMATSQLAQTTLRAVLGKHDLDQLLAEREQLNSDIQQVLDAQTDAWGIKVANVEIKHVDLNESMIRAIARQAEAERERRAKVIHAEGELQASEKLMQAAEMLGRQPGAMQLRYMQTLGSIAGDKTSTIVFPLPIELLKGMAELSPNKS; this is translated from the coding sequence ATGGGTATGCAAATCGGTTTTACGATGCTGTTGTTGCTGGTCATCGCACTGGCGGCTTCGACATTCCGGATCCTGCGTGAATACGAACGTGCCGTGGTGTTCCAGCTCGGCCGGTTCTGGCAAGTCAAGGGCCCGGGGTTGATCCTGCTGATTCCGGTGGTGCAGCAGATGATCCGCGTCGACCTGCGCACCATTGTGCTAGACGTACCGCCGCAGGACGTGATCACCCGTGACAACGTCTCGGTGAAGGTCAATGCGGTGCTGTACTTTCGCGTGCTCGACCCGCAGAAGGCGATCATCCAGGTCGAGAACTTCCTCATGGCCACCAGTCAACTGGCCCAGACCACCTTGCGCGCGGTCCTCGGCAAACATGACTTGGACCAGTTGCTGGCCGAGCGTGAGCAATTGAACAGCGACATCCAGCAAGTGCTCGACGCCCAGACCGATGCCTGGGGCATCAAAGTGGCAAACGTCGAGATCAAGCACGTGGACCTCAACGAATCGATGATCCGCGCCATCGCCCGACAAGCCGAGGCCGAGCGCGAACGCCGGGCCAAGGTGATCCACGCCGAAGGCGAGTTGCAGGCCTCGGAAAAACTCATGCAAGCCGCCGAAATGCTCGGGCGCCAGCCGGGCGCCATGCAACTGCGCTATATGCAGACACTGGGGTCGATTGCCGGGGACAAAACCTCCACCATCGTCTTCCCATTGCCAATTGAATTGCTCAAGGGGATGGCGGAGTTGTCGCCCAACAAGTCTTGA
- a CDS encoding NfeD family protein: MNIHCLMIALLAMSGPVFAADGLALLVTNPVGFWLIAVGVALLIAEAALPNYGVVGLGGIILCVIGAVILTNADVPVPLMIGLGLVSALLLIVLLIRALKTRPRQPVSGDAALLGSVTAVIALQDGNHHGWVQLEGERWQVASATPLRRGQAVRVIARKGLLLEVAPADSQGV; the protein is encoded by the coding sequence GTGAACATTCACTGCTTAATGATCGCGCTGCTGGCCATGAGCGGGCCAGTATTCGCAGCCGATGGCCTCGCGCTGCTGGTCACCAACCCCGTGGGCTTCTGGTTGATTGCCGTGGGCGTGGCTTTGCTGATCGCCGAGGCAGCGCTGCCCAACTACGGCGTTGTCGGCTTGGGCGGGATTATTTTGTGCGTGATCGGCGCGGTCATCCTGACCAACGCCGATGTGCCGGTTCCCCTGATGATCGGCCTGGGCCTGGTCAGCGCCCTGCTGCTGATTGTCCTGTTGATCCGCGCGTTGAAAACCCGCCCACGCCAGCCCGTCAGCGGTGACGCCGCGCTGCTGGGCAGTGTCACTGCGGTGATCGCCTTGCAGGACGGTAATCATCATGGTTGGGTCCAACTGGAAGGCGAACGCTGGCAGGTGGCAAGCGCGACGCCACTGCGGCGTGGGCAGGCGGTACGGGTCATCGCCCGCAAAGGCCTGCTGCTGGAAGTAGCCCCCGCTGATTCACAAGGAGTCTGA
- a CDS encoding DUF2789 domain-containing protein: MESPIHSLPALFKQLGLSDDALDIDKFIATHSPLKPELHLADAFFWSKSQQQLLREEILEDADWAEVVDQLNVLLRKGRGE, translated from the coding sequence ATGGAATCCCCGATCCACAGCCTGCCCGCGCTGTTCAAACAATTGGGCCTGTCTGACGACGCCCTTGATATCGACAAATTCATCGCGACCCATTCACCCCTCAAGCCTGAGCTTCACTTGGCTGATGCGTTTTTTTGGAGCAAAAGCCAGCAGCAATTACTGCGCGAAGAAATCCTCGAGGATGCGGACTGGGCGGAAGTGGTGGACCAGTTGAATGTGTTGCTACGCAAGGGGCGTGGTGAGTAA
- a CDS encoding alpha/beta hydrolase, which produces MRNESIRYLIVPGWQGSPENHWQTHWQNSLPNSARVEQADWLTPRREDWVAALAEAIAADSTPVILIAHSLGCITVAHWAATAPVQFLRQVRGALLVAPADVERPACAPALRNFAPIPTDLLPFPSQVVSSDNDAAVSAPRALELARNWGAEAGILAGAGHINVKSGHQRWEQGFAYLYRLQNRMEHHALRRA; this is translated from the coding sequence ATGCGCAACGAATCGATTCGCTACCTGATTGTGCCGGGCTGGCAAGGATCGCCGGAAAATCATTGGCAAACCCACTGGCAGAACAGCCTGCCCAACAGCGCCCGGGTCGAGCAGGCCGACTGGTTGACGCCCCGGCGTGAAGACTGGGTTGCGGCGCTGGCCGAGGCTATTGCCGCCGACAGCACGCCGGTGATTCTGATTGCCCATAGCCTGGGCTGCATTACGGTTGCCCATTGGGCCGCCACCGCGCCGGTGCAGTTTCTGCGGCAGGTTCGCGGGGCGTTGCTGGTGGCGCCAGCGGACGTCGAACGGCCGGCCTGTGCCCCGGCACTGCGTAATTTTGCGCCGATTCCGACGGATCTGTTGCCGTTCCCAAGCCAAGTGGTCAGTTCTGACAATGACGCCGCTGTGAGCGCTCCGCGTGCCCTGGAGTTAGCGCGTAATTGGGGGGCTGAGGCCGGGATTCTGGCCGGGGCGGGGCATATCAATGTGAAGTCCGGCCACCAACGCTGGGAGCAGGGGTTCGCTTATCTCTATCGTCTGCAAAATCGCATGGAGCATCACGCCCTGCGTCGCGCCTGA
- a CDS encoding sigma 54-interacting transcriptional regulator has translation MSLHETFGQPLLTFPDAEKSPLSIRAKALVFVDPRSRQLRQEVEQLAPRSVSVLIRGETGTGKELLARHIHRESDRAGLFVSVNCGAISPTYADAELFGYAAGSYSGSASSRAGWFGSANGGTLYLDEIGDLPLPIQIKLLAALENHEVTRVGAHQRSPVDVRLVAATSIDLGQAVAAGKFHERLYHYLSEGRLELPALRERVGDILSLAEYFLGIYTQRLGLSVPLISEAAQHALEQHSWPGNTRELENVIHFALLVSTGDEIFPEHLNLPAQSSALELIDRQVAQIVAQGTDAERTALKALLNQLSQTL, from the coding sequence ATGAGCTTGCATGAAACCTTTGGTCAGCCGCTGCTGACCTTTCCCGATGCGGAAAAAAGCCCCCTGAGCATTCGCGCCAAGGCGCTGGTGTTCGTCGACCCGCGTTCGCGGCAGTTGCGTCAGGAGGTGGAGCAACTGGCGCCGCGCTCGGTCTCGGTGCTGATACGCGGCGAAACCGGTACTGGCAAAGAATTGCTTGCCCGGCACATCCACCGCGAAAGTGATCGCGCCGGGCTGTTTGTGTCGGTCAATTGCGGCGCGATCAGCCCGACCTACGCTGACGCTGAGCTGTTTGGTTATGCCGCTGGCAGCTACAGCGGCTCGGCCAGTAGTCGGGCCGGCTGGTTCGGCTCGGCCAATGGCGGCACCCTTTACTTGGATGAAATCGGTGATTTGCCGCTGCCGATCCAGATCAAGTTGCTGGCGGCCCTGGAAAACCACGAGGTCACCCGCGTCGGCGCGCACCAGCGCAGCCCGGTGGATGTACGCCTGGTGGCGGCCACCAGCATCGACCTGGGGCAAGCCGTGGCCGCCGGGAAATTTCACGAGCGGCTCTACCATTACCTCAGCGAAGGTCGGCTCGAGCTTCCGGCCCTGCGCGAGCGGGTGGGCGATATTCTGTCCCTGGCCGAATACTTCCTGGGCATTTACACCCAGCGCCTGGGCCTGAGCGTGCCGCTGATCAGCGAGGCTGCACAACATGCGCTTGAACAGCACAGCTGGCCGGGCAATACCCGCGAACTGGAAAACGTTATTCACTTCGCGTTGCTGGTCAGCACGGGTGACGAGATTTTTCCGGAGCACCTGAATTTACCGGCCCAGTCATCGGCCCTGGAATTGATCGACCGCCAGGTGGCGCAGATCGTTGCACAAGGCACGGACGCCGAGCGCACAGCCCTCAAGGCGCTGCTCAATCAATTGAGCCAAACGCTATAG
- a CDS encoding MetQ/NlpA family ABC transporter substrate-binding protein, translating to MKKVLLFTALAAALTTGLAQAAEKLVVAATPVPHAEILELIKPALAKEGVDLEIKVFTDYVQPNVQVDQKRLDANYFQTLPYLKNFNEGKGTNLVTVIGVHVEPFGGYSKKVKSLAELKDGATIAIPNEGSNSGRALILLQKAGLIELKDPKNAVSTPKDIAKNPHNFKFKELESAMLPRVLDQVDLDMINTNYALEAGLNPAKDALVIEGADSPYVNFLVARPDNKDSPAIQKLAKALTSPEVKAFIEKKYSGAVLPAF from the coding sequence ATGAAAAAGGTTCTGTTGTTCACCGCATTGGCGGCAGCCCTGACCACGGGCCTGGCCCAGGCCGCGGAAAAACTGGTGGTGGCGGCCACCCCGGTGCCCCACGCTGAAATCCTCGAGCTGATCAAGCCGGCCCTGGCCAAAGAAGGTGTGGACCTGGAAATCAAGGTCTTCACCGACTACGTCCAACCCAACGTGCAGGTTGACCAGAAGCGTCTGGACGCCAACTACTTCCAGACCCTGCCGTACCTGAAAAACTTCAACGAAGGTAAAGGCACCAACCTGGTGACCGTGATCGGCGTGCATGTCGAACCGTTCGGCGGTTACTCGAAGAAAGTCAAAAGCCTGGCCGAGCTCAAGGACGGCGCCACCATCGCCATCCCCAACGAAGGCAGCAACAGCGGTCGTGCGCTGATCCTGCTGCAGAAGGCCGGTCTGATCGAACTCAAGGACCCGAAAAACGCTGTGTCCACGCCCAAGGACATCGCCAAGAACCCGCACAACTTCAAGTTCAAGGAACTGGAATCGGCCATGTTGCCGCGTGTGCTGGATCAGGTCGACCTGGACATGATCAACACCAACTATGCCCTGGAAGCAGGTCTTAACCCGGCCAAGGATGCGCTGGTGATCGAAGGTGCGGATTCGCCTTACGTGAACTTCCTGGTGGCCCGCCCGGACAACAAGGACAGCCCGGCCATCCAGAAACTGGCCAAGGCCCTGACCAGCCCGGAAGTGAAGGCGTTCATCGAGAAGAAATACAGCGGCGCGGTACTGCCGGCGTTCTGA
- a CDS encoding AAA family ATPase, translated as MLKTLAVANYRSINKLVIPLGRLNLITGPNGSGKSNLYRALRLLAETAQGGVVNALAREGGLDSTFWAGPEEISRRMRNGEVPVQGIVRQTSKRLRLGFAGEDFSYSIALGLPEPSLSAFSLDPEIKRECIWAGPVFRPASLLVDRNGPMIRAREGRSWDVLAQHTPSFDSLFDQVGSLRTSPEVLQMREFIRRWRFYDHFRSDADAPVRQPQLGTRTPVLHHDGRDLAAALQTILEIGDAEALHAAIGDAFPGARLRIEALQGGRFAIEFYQQGLLRPLSAAELSDGTLRYLLLVAALLTPRPPSLMVLNEPETSLHPDLLPALARLIIRASVSCQVWVVSHATRLIAALEQDDDCNCIVLEKDLGQTGIVGQRMLDEPAWHWPD; from the coding sequence ATGCTCAAAACGCTGGCGGTGGCCAATTACCGCTCCATCAACAAACTGGTGATTCCCCTGGGCCGGTTGAACCTGATCACCGGTCCCAATGGCAGCGGCAAGTCCAATCTGTACCGCGCCCTGCGTCTGTTGGCCGAGACAGCCCAGGGCGGGGTGGTCAACGCCCTGGCCCGTGAAGGCGGGCTGGACTCGACCTTCTGGGCCGGGCCGGAAGAAATCAGCCGGCGCATGCGCAACGGCGAGGTGCCTGTCCAGGGTATCGTGCGCCAGACCAGCAAACGCTTGCGCCTGGGGTTCGCCGGTGAAGATTTCAGCTATTCGATTGCCTTGGGCCTGCCGGAACCCAGTCTTTCAGCGTTTTCACTGGACCCGGAAATCAAGCGCGAATGCATCTGGGCCGGGCCGGTCTTTCGTCCCGCCAGCCTGCTGGTCGACCGCAATGGGCCAATGATCCGGGCCCGTGAAGGCCGTTCATGGGATGTATTGGCCCAGCACACGCCCAGCTTCGACAGCCTGTTCGACCAGGTCGGCAGCCTGCGCACTTCGCCGGAGGTGCTGCAGATGCGCGAGTTCATTCGCCGCTGGCGCTTTTACGACCATTTTCGCAGCGATGCCGACGCCCCGGTACGCCAACCGCAATTGGGCACCCGCACGCCAGTGTTGCACCACGACGGGCGCGACCTGGCCGCCGCCCTGCAAACCATCCTTGAAATCGGTGACGCTGAAGCTTTGCATGCTGCCATTGGCGATGCATTTCCCGGCGCCCGATTACGCATCGAAGCTCTGCAAGGCGGGCGTTTCGCCATCGAGTTTTATCAGCAAGGCTTGTTGCGCCCACTGTCCGCGGCCGAACTGTCGGACGGGACGCTGCGCTACCTGTTGCTGGTGGCGGCCTTGCTCACCCCGCGCCCACCCTCGCTGATGGTGCTCAACGAACCGGAAACCAGCCTGCACCCGGATCTGTTGCCAGCCTTGGCGCGGTTGATCATCCGGGCTTCAGTCAGTTGTCAGGTCTGGGTGGTGTCCCATGCCACGCGGCTGATCGCCGCCCTGGAGCAGGACGACGACTGCAATTGCATCGTGCTGGAAAAGGATCTAGGGCAGACCGGGATTGTCGGGCAGCGGATGCTGGATGAGCCGGCTTGGCATTGGCCGGATTAA
- a CDS encoding efflux RND transporter periplasmic adaptor subunit has product MAGPRVKLVVGLSLCALVAGCGDKKPEEKALPRVFVQQAVPSEYAASVTLTGDVQARVKTDLSFRVAGKIIERKVDVGARVSARQVLARLDPRDLQTNVDSAEAQVAAEQARVKQSAAAFVRQQKLLPKGYTSQSEYDAAQAQLRSSQSALTAAQAQLANAREQLSYTALIAEAPGIITARQAEVGQVVQATEPIFSLARDGERDAVFNIYESLLHEPPSDPSIVISLLDNPDIKTTGTVREITPAVSAETGTVQVKVTLDDLPEGMRLGSVVSATAKSAGKTAVELPWSALTKNLSDPAVWLVDGEGKAQLQTVTVGRYLTGKVIISDGLKGGEQIVTAGGQLLHPGVRVEIAENPHQPPQTGAQP; this is encoded by the coding sequence ATGGCTGGTCCCCGAGTCAAACTTGTAGTTGGCCTGAGTCTGTGCGCGCTGGTGGCGGGATGCGGTGATAAAAAACCCGAGGAAAAAGCCCTGCCACGGGTGTTCGTGCAGCAAGCCGTGCCCTCCGAGTACGCGGCTTCGGTGACCTTGACCGGCGATGTCCAGGCCCGGGTGAAGACCGATCTGTCATTTCGCGTGGCCGGCAAGATCATCGAGCGCAAGGTGGATGTCGGTGCCCGGGTCTCGGCCCGGCAAGTGCTGGCCCGGCTCGATCCTCGGGATCTGCAGACCAACGTCGACTCCGCCGAGGCCCAGGTGGCCGCCGAACAGGCAAGGGTCAAGCAAAGTGCGGCGGCCTTCGTGCGCCAGCAGAAACTCTTGCCCAAGGGTTACACCAGCCAGAGCGAATACGACGCGGCCCAGGCGCAATTGCGCAGCAGCCAGAGTGCATTGACCGCTGCCCAGGCCCAGTTGGCCAACGCCCGTGAACAACTGAGCTACACCGCACTGATCGCCGAGGCCCCGGGGATCATCACGGCGCGCCAGGCGGAGGTTGGCCAGGTGGTACAGGCGACGGAGCCAATCTTCAGCCTGGCCCGGGACGGTGAGCGTGACGCGGTGTTCAACATCTACGAATCCTTGCTGCACGAACCACCGTCGGATCCCTCCATCGTCATCAGCTTGCTGGATAACCCGGACATCAAGACCACGGGTACGGTACGCGAGATTACCCCGGCGGTATCCGCCGAGACCGGCACCGTGCAGGTCAAGGTCACCCTCGACGATTTGCCCGAAGGCATGCGCCTGGGCTCGGTGGTCAGCGCCACCGCCAAATCCGCCGGCAAGACGGCGGTAGAGCTGCCCTGGTCGGCACTGACCAAGAACCTCAGCGACCCGGCCGTGTGGCTGGTGGACGGCGAGGGCAAGGCGCAGTTGCAAACGGTCACTGTCGGTCGTTACCTGACCGGCAAGGTCATCATCAGCGACGGGCTCAAGGGCGGTGAGCAAATTGTCACTGCGGGCGGGCAACTGCTGCACCCCGGCGTGCGCGTCGAGATCGCTGAAAATCCCC